ATGCTTTATTGATAGCGTGATCAGGCCTATGCTACTTCATATACTGCATTCTTCCAAATGAAATGACCAGTACAAATCAGCTACTTTATCTTCAGTCACAAGGTCATTCCAGTACCAATAATGTGGTAGTGGCAGCCATTCCAAACATTTGATGTCATTGCTTCTTGCGTTGGATTAAGCTTCATCTCCAAGATGGATATTTGTATGTGCAACTTTGTACTGCAACACCCTTGTAATGATCAGCCTGACTTCACAGTTTCCTCTTGAGGTTATCTTTTACTCGACACAATCGAATCTACAATCTATGAAACTCAACTAGCACAAATTGCTGTGCTATTTCTTTGAACGTGCAAAGCAATGACTCATTTTTCCTTTCACCAAGCAGATAGCTGTGGTCATTGACCCCCTGTTAAGGGGTTAAGAGTCGCTTCCAAAGATAAGATTGAATCTGTTTGCTCTGTGTCTTTTCAACACTTTCAAGTCATTGCATTGCAGATTCCAGCTCCTCCTCTCAGTGGGGGAAACAGTCATGCTCTCCTAATTTCTACCCACttattgtaaaatatttctcACTACCAGCATAACTGTGgacatattttgtttttattttgggttCGACAGTGTGTGGATCATAATGATGGCAACCAGATTGTTTCAGGACTTTTTAAGAAATCCTGTCAGGGATGTGGGATGTCACTGGTAATGCTGGCATTTATTCCCTTTCTGTCTTTGACCTGAATGGATTGTGAAGCTGTTTCAGAGGGAAATTAGTGTCAACATAGTGCATTTTTGGAGTCACTTCAAGGCCAgacaacagtttccttccctaacaggcattagtgaacccaacaattgacaatggtttcatggttaccattaactcttaattccagatttttattgatttcaagcCCCATCATtggccgtggtgggatttgaacccaagtctctgggtTAACGGACCATGCAATCATACCATTAGGCCATCGCTTCCACAGCCTGACAATAATGACCGGCCTTGGACACTTttctagtccaacaccaggcctTGTTGTCACATAGGCTACAACCTCAATCAACCCATTGTCAGGCACCATTGGTCCCCATTAGAAACTATTTATTCTTCCAGGCTGACCTTAACCCATTCTTTGTCTGTTCAACTttattctctctttctgggctccatctccacctgttgCTTACTCCTCCTCTCCCATGCCCCCATCGtcagcatatataccaaccttttTCTCATTATAGTCAAAGCAAAAACATTTTCTATGTTAACTCTGCTTACTCTCCACGGATTCTGCTAGACCtgaagagtttctccagcaatttctgggttttATTTTATTGTAAAGGAAAGATTACATGGTTAGAATCAAACATGAGTGACGCAAGTGACAATTATTGCCATCTGCTTCCTCAGGCTAAATGTTAAGGAGGTATTTCAGAACCAGAGAATGTCGAGAATAATCACCTCAACCTGAAGCGATTTAAGGTTGTTCTGCACTCTGGGCAGTTTGTGATTGCTTCCTTTTAAAACAGTAGATAAGTGGGGAATTATCAGAAGTTTTAATCATAATGAGTATTGAGTGGGTCCTGAAATGTTAGAAATTAGTGGCAGGGTTAACCAATCTAAGTTGCAATGTCACTGGACTGAGTGTCAGTGTAATTTGTGATGTAGACTCTGAAACCTATGCTCTGTGGTTTAGAGTTTGAATCCATCGCGGCACAttgtaaaatttgaattttaaaaaatctgggaGAAAAATGTCACCATTGGCCATTGTCGTAAAATCCAATCTGCTTCAACAATATCCTTTGGAAAAGGAAAACTGCCAGCCTTAGCTGATgtgacctacacgtgactctcaactaccttctgggtaattagagaGGGATGTTAACAACAGACTGAGTGACAccacacatcccatgaacatgACTTAAAAACGTGTCAAATGCCTTTCCCAATGTCAAGGTAATATGCTTGCAGCATTATGATATTACCAACAGTTACAGATGTCTGGATTAAACATTGCTTTTTCTCCCAAGTTTGTGGCTTACCTGATCATGAATACAGTCAGTGCCCTTATTGCTGTCGCAAGTGTCATCCACGTTTCCATGAACCTGCACGTTTGGACAACAGATATTGTCTGCTATTCAGGAAATGTTTGTGATTCTTGGTCCATTGCTTTGGCTGTAAGTACAAAACTTAATTCTTTATTTAcagcaatcattgtttttaaaaatgggtcAATTTGAGTGGTTTATGGTATCGGGTCAATGGGGAGCTAATGCTGTGTGTTTGACACGTTGCAATTGATGTTCGCATCCCTCGCAATATCTTTTCAGACACACATTCTTACCCATGTACATGTCAGATTAGCCCCACAATCCCTTCCCGGAAGAagtgaaaataaagaaaaatcacATTATGACAACATGAAGAGTTGAAAGACCCTTCTGGTTGGTATCTTAATGACTGAATTACATTGATACTCTCAATCTTACAGAATATGTGGGGAAAAACAGGAAAGAGGTtctaattttaaatgtaatttacgCATTCACATGGAGTTCTTAGGTGGAACTGCCAATGTACATacaattcctacaatgtggaagcagattATGGTAAATCGAGATTGCCACTGACCCTCGCCTCATCCTGTggccctgcatttccccatggctacCACAGCCAGCCTGTACATCCTTGGGCGgagatgggtactgcagatgctggagatgcagatgcacatccctgggtactacgggcaaattagcatgaccaatccacctaacctgaaaatctttggactgtgagagagcACCCATGCAAAAACAGGGAGAACAGCAAACTCCaggcagacagttgcccaagtgtGAAATTGAATTCAGGTCCTTAGTACTGCGAGGCGATGGTGCTAATGAATGTGCCACTGGACCATCCTCACATTGTCTGACCCTTTGCTTCACATCCTAATCCACTGCTTCCTTCACTCTTCCTCACAGCTCCCCATTACCCAGTGACTTGGGTTTCCTTTTCAGTTGGATATCATGGCAGTGAAATTGACTTGTTCCTTTGTCAGTGACAAAGGATGTGCAAAATCCCTTAAACTCCCATTGCATCAAATGTAATGTTTCACCAACCTAATACTCACTTTGGGTGTCTAGATCAATTTCCTTGTTTCTGGGCATGCAATTGATGGACTTGGAAAATGCAACTTGGTTCAAAATGCCTTTAACATATTCTTGCTGCTTCTCCACAGAGGTATCGCTTAGGCCTCGTCATCGCCCTCTTCCTCCTTGCATTTCTGGAACTCGTCATATCGATTGTCATTTTAATTTTTGGATGCTCCATAATAAGCAACAAATTGAAGACACAGGACAATAAGGTTAGTCATTACAAATCCTTGCTTCCCCCTCGATATTATTTGTTATGATGTCCAAAAACGCAGCTCAACCAACTTGGTGAATTTGAAATAGCcagatattcttcagagggattgatatttagttttgttttaacCAACCCAGCACTGCACAGAGGCGATTCCACAAATGGCTGGTCTGATAACTCTCCATACTGTGCACCACAAGAGTTGAGCTTCCATGTTGCCCATCTGGGTGTGTGCAAGAGAATTGAAACGAATGATGGATTGAATTTCCCAAATTGCACTGAATTGCACTAACAGGGATTGTGCTCAAACTCACAGCAAAATATCATTGAAATAAGGACTCATTAGAAATCCAGGGCTGGCAACTGTCAGTTGCCTTGAGGAACAGAAGAGGAGGGAGTTTATTGTTCTCAGTAGAGGGACCATGCAGATGaggcgaaagtgaagactgcagatgccggaggtcagagtcaagattaagagtggtgctggaaaatcatagcaggtcaggcagcacctgaggaacaggaaagtcgacattttgggcaggagcccttcatcactgAAAATATTACACacgctcattcctgatgaaggggtcatgTTCAAACCATctattgtcctgctcctcggatgctgcctgacctgctgtgcttttccagtacctctctaatcttgacttggATCATGCAGATTGTACATTGGCTGAAATATTTACTACTTTTCTTTTGCTACCCTCTTGTTCACTTTTTTGATATTAGTTCTGATTTCTCTGTCAGCCTCGAAGTAAATCTACTGATCAGGAGAGCACCTCTCAAATGCCAACACATCAGGACACCATCTACAGCAATGTAATGTCTCAAACAACTTTATAGCATGGATTCCCATTGTGCAATAGGACTTGAAAAGGAAGCCAGATTGTCACCAGAACAGGTCTGAGAAGTTTCCGGATATATTTGAATATATGTTGAGATAGGCTCGATAAAGATAATGCTCTCAAACTGTTGCTTTTGATATGTTGAGCTTTTATATTTGTAAAATAGGtatattaaaattaaaatgctgGATGCAATTTGTTCAATGAGGTAAGTGTAAGTAAGAGGAATTGTCAGGCCTGTAACTCTCTATGCAGGCTTACCTCTTTATTAAACCAGACCATTGAGAGCAATCAGCTGTGTACAACTGCTGGAGTGTGGGGTTTCAGCAGAAATTGGCATTGCCTGTGGAAATGGACTATCCAATACTCTATCAAATTCAGCATATTTGCTATGTGGTCTTTGTAAGCACTGGAGTTCCCAGTCAGCCAGTCTATACATTGTTCATCTACAGTGCTAACTGCTCTCTCATCTCGGAGTGCTGTTAAATCTCTTCTCATATGTGTAGTGTTATCATATTGCTGTTCCATTCCAGCAGTCCAAAGCTGAAAAACCTCAATGTCTGCCATTCCTACGATGAGACTTTTGTCCAGTTGTGCTGTTGTTCTTAAATTATTCCCAACATATTGAAATTTGGTGTGAATGAGATCATTAGATGCCGCTCACAATCCCTCATATCATGGGACTAATGCGCTATGAAGTACTTTTATAaattttgtgtgtgcatgtgtttgtctaTCTGTGCAGTGTTTCCAGTCACCAACAGAGAGaaaaatttgtgtgtgtgtgtgtgtgtgtgtgtgtgtgtaaaacacatttccatgatttggagatgccggtgattggctggggtgtacaaagtttaaaaagtcacacaacaccaggttatagttaattggaagcacactagctttcggagcgacgctccttcatcaggtgatagtggagggctcaattgtaacacagaatgtatagcaaaaatttacagtgtgatgtaactgaaattatacattgagaaattgattatctgttaagcctttcatctgttagaatacagtaatagtttcatttctttcatgtgtaaatcacaaaaccctttttttaaaagttgcattctcgggttagctgttaacaatggtgatagctagacaatatgttgaaggtgttatccccctgtgttctctgtctatgatctgatgtttagattgattctaatctaaaaagtgcgataccagagttttacataaattcgtgcagtttttgagcaaagtgcaattaactctgcaagtacaaattcaccccacaaaatatatgtgtgcatgtgggtctttgtctgtctgtctgtgtgtgtgtctgggatgggggctgtgagtgtgagaaagtgtatgtatgtgtgtgtgtatgtgtagtgggtgcagagtgtcttaagtctgtgagggggtgcatgtgtgagtgtggaagtgtgtgtctataagggtgtgtatgggtgtctgtgtgcacgtcagtgtatctgtgtccgtgtgtatgtgagagtgtgtgtgtataggaatatctgtgtgtgtgtgtggtgcaatggtgatcacctgtaatgtgacatgaacccaaggtcccggttgaggccctccctatgggtaccgaacttaactatcagcctctgctcggccacttttctctgctgcctgtcccgaagtccatcttggaggatggtcacccgaaggtccgaggctgaatgtcctggaccactgaagtgctccccaactgggagggaaccctcctgtctgttgattgttgtgcggtgcccattcatccgttgtcgtagcctttgctcagtttccccaatgtaccatgcctccgggcatccttgcctgcaatgtataagatagacaacattggctgagtcacatgaggacctgccatgtacaaggtgggaggtgtttccacgcgtaatagtggtatctatgtccacaatctgacatttCCAGCCTCCAACACGGGGGATCGAGCTGTGACTGTGACTGTAACGAAGGGAGATTGCTGTTGGTAGTATGTGTGCTGTAATTGACACTGCCCtgagttcaaagttaaaaatcacacaacaccaggtaagagACCAACAGCTTTATCTGGAAGCACTCAttctcagagcgctgctccttcatcaggtggttgtgtaaaCATCTTGAATTTAAACATCTTTAACATTTCCAGTCCTCAGCAGAGGGAGACCAtggttgtttgtgtgtgtgtgtgtgtgtgtgtgttaaataTTCAcagtccctgggatggggggggggaacattcgtttgtgtgtgtgtatatgcatgtaAACCATTTAACTCCCCAGCAGAGGGAGCTCGGGCTGTATGTGTCTAAGTGTTTGGGAATGGTAGTTGCAGAGTCCAGCAGAGGAAGATTTGCTGTTGATGGTGGGTGTGCAGTCATGATGTG
The nucleotide sequence above comes from Hemiscyllium ocellatum isolate sHemOce1 chromosome 40, sHemOce1.pat.X.cur, whole genome shotgun sequence. Encoded proteins:
- the LOC132834492 gene encoding uncharacterized protein LOC132834492 → METSLNSDPWVAGSCPTAESGTSNAAERYQSPQTDLPIGAGSASATQMGRHKSLGFVQIVLGVFFIICWTPLILRPVSMEGKYRIQWWIGLSFVLCGFIWHTVEKTISTVRFVAYLIMNTVSALIAVASVIHVSMNLHVWTTDIVCYSGNVCDSWSIALARYRLGLVIALFLLAFLELVISIVILIFGCSIISNKLKTQDNKPRSKSTDQESTSQMPTHQDTIYSNVMSQTTL